A window of Anopheles bellator unplaced genomic scaffold, idAnoBellAS_SP24_06.2 scaffold00600_ctg1, whole genome shotgun sequence genomic DNA:
TAAATCGTAAAAAGGTCGTTAGCCTCTCATGGGGAGAAATCCTCATATAGTTCCTCcaatcgtttggttcgtcTTCCAATTCACGCCAAAGTTTAACGTAAGAATAATGGCTTCgctttaaaagccatttcctcgaccaCTGTAACATCTTTGCACGTTCTATTTTTGGCTTTTTAACCGAAgagcacaatgctaaggcaaaccaacacagtgtttctTTCATGGTTGTTTCCATAATACTGACATCTACCGTTCCAAGtcgttatgaaaaatcgtagcgtgtggtTGCTCCAGAGATCGCTACGATGAATAGCAACGAtacatcgtagcgatgcatcgtaacgtgtggaccgggctttaaAGGTTTATCGATCATTTGTGTTTGCTGACAAACATTATACGCAGTAGACGACGACACGGCAGGTTAGTTTAGTTCGTTTCGCTTAGTTCGTTGGTCGCTTGCTGTTCAGTTTGGAGAATGTTCAGTGAAATGTACCGTACATACTACAGGTTGTGTCAGTTGGTAACGTGTCCCGTAGGATTCCCCGCAATATCGACGATTAACCGGACTGAAGTTGTTTTATCTTAGGACAGTTCGCGCAGGAAACAAGATCCTTCGCATACATTGGAACAAATCTGCCAGTGATCACCCCTCGGCTTGAGTGGATTATGTCGGTATTCGAAACAACGGACCTGGTAGACATTGTCAAAGTGCTGGATGACTTGGAATTGAGGGCAATTGGGGCAGCAACTGCCAGGGAACGATTGGTAATCATAGAATGCTACGCAATATCTTTCACGAGTATGATTAGTAACCGCAATGTTGTCTTACCATTCGAACATTGTCTTATCATTCCAACATTTACCCTTTTGTAGACATCGAACCGACAATGAAACGCGGAACAAATTCTTTGAAtggaggaaaatcgaaaccaacgtCCGCCAgtgcacaaaaaatcgaaggTTAAGGAAAACGTCGTGAATCGGTATTTTCGAGTCTCATCGAATACGTCAACGCTGGCGGTATGAAACTGGACAGTGGGAAACTGGCCGAAAAACGCGAATTCGACAAGCTGAGTGTACCGACGGAGCGCAAACCGCTTCTGATGTAACGGAAAACACAAGCGCAGTaacaaggacgaaacatttatCATGAAGACATGAAATCAAAAAGATCGCGACACTGATCGAGGGACATATCAAAGTCAAGAAGTAATTGTTATATGTGCGATATAGAGAAAACAATTGGTCATTATGCCCAGTGAAGGATGACCGCGCATCAACTCTGAGTTCAAGGTTAGGTCGTCGTCTCAAACATCGGACAGGAGCACAAACATTTAGACGAGACAGGAGTGTTGGCGAGTCAATACGTGAAGTCAAAATCCTAAGTGCGAACTCAGCCTGTGTCAACATTGTTCGAGTGATCGTAGCCCAAGTAGAAGgtagtcggtcggtcgaaggtAGAAGGCTAAGTCTAAGAACGGCTATCCTCGTGAACTTGCGTTGTATAGTCTCAATTCGATCAATCCAGCATTGATAATGTTGATGCTATGCTAATATATAACACAAGTGTACTCGAAGATCGGACGAACATGACAACAATACATAGCTTTAAGACAAATAACGTCACGGAACTCTGAACTCATACTGTAATGGGCGGGTGTAGAGAGCGCCTGCCCGCGTGACCTTGCCGTGCGAAGCTCGGCGGTCACAGGTGATCTCGCGTGTCACCTTTTTTGGTGAACTATCTTCCCGGTTGGAGCTACGCTCCGTGACCCGACCGTAGGCCCGTTTCTCAGATCGTCAGGTGTTAGATATCAAGACAAGTAGTACCTGACAGTGGAGGGCTGGACCGTTCGGACGTGCACGGCTCGCGGCGGACCAACTTCTCGTGACACCAGACCGTCAGGATAGATCACCTATTACCTGACAGTGGGAGGCGCGGGGAGATATGTTCCCTCCTTGGAACGGTTCCGTCAGTGTTCGCGGCGCTAGCCACGATTTCGGAAAGAATACAATTTTGGATCTTCGCTCTTCTTAATGCGGATCAAAATCCTGTATTTCTCCTGTATCCCGGTTTCCTCTGTCCTCCTCGATAGTCCAAACGGAAAAGACCCGTTTCTCTTCTCTGCTGGCGCTTGTCACCTCACCGCTGCTTATCTCGTGTTTTCGATTCTGGATCCGATACTTCAGGCTATCTCCGTTTTGGACGTCGGATCCAGTTCTCTGGCTCTAGCTGTTCGCAACAGTCAGAGTGATGCCAACCCGGAGGGAAAGAAGTCAGTCTCCGAAGGGAACCGAACAAGGTATCAAAAATCTCTTTCTCAGGGCAAAGAGGACCCGACTCAGGCGTTTGACTTCCAAATTAAGAGTGATTTTATTCGCGACTTTTCGTGCCTTATATACCTTAATTCTAGAGCCCCGCGCCAGCCCGAAACCCCGAAAGTGCTGACGCTACGCGcgtcgcgatcgatcgcgcgcgccggCCGTTCAGCTAGAACCGCTGATGACGCTTTTCCTGCGGTCGTTCGCCTGCCGTACCGCGTCTGCTAACGTCGCGGTGCTTGCTGGCACTTGCCGCTATCACGGAAGTGCCAGAAGCTAGAACTACTGCTGACGCTTCTCTTTCGTTCATTCGCCTGTCCTACGGCGGTTTCGAGCTGGCTTGCGGCGTTCGTAACACATACGAATAACACACCCTAACATTGTATAAGCACGCTTGATTATATCCTCGAAGTGCAAGTTAAGCTTCAACTTCGCGTCCCGTGTTACACCCAAGTCACGGATAACATCTATACGCGCAACAACAGATAAGCCAGTGCGATAGGGAAACAGAACTGGAAATACTAATAATAATGTAGTACATGTAAGGTAGCAATAACATTGAAAACAtggcgattgtgcgttcgttcGGGTAACGAAATAATTTGTATGTGATAAAACTGAACTGACTGAA
This region includes:
- the LOC131214334 gene encoding uncharacterized protein LOC131214334 — encoded protein: MFSEMYRTYYRLCQLFAQETRSFAYIGTNLPVITPRLEWIMSVFETTDLVDIVKVLDDLELRAIGAATARERLVIIECYAISFTNIEPTMKRGTNSLNGGKSKPTSASAQKIEG